Proteins from one Kwoniella shivajii chromosome 1, complete sequence genomic window:
- a CDS encoding cystathionine beta-lyase, translating to MTTPSSPGDSSLATSVYSLPAKSPTEAEQYKARASNWRFSTLCASVDNKDQYGASSTPIYQTATFKGMDGQYDYTRSGNPTRGGLENHLARLYGATQTFALSTGMTCLDMILRLVKPGETVLAGDDIYGGTNRLLTYLSSHGGVKVIHADTTNIESLRPHLGSGNKVRMVLLESPTNPLLKIADLEEISKEVKIASPDALIVVDNTMMSPYLQRPLELGADIVYDSGTKYLSGHHDLMAGIIAVKRPEICKDIAFLINSVGSGLAPFDSFLLLRGVKTMSLRMDRQMATAQLVAIYLDTLGFLVHYPGLKSHPKRDIHWKQATGAGAVLSFVTDDKALSERIVGGTRLWGISVSFGAVNSLISMPCLMSHASISAAVRAERGLPENLIRLCVGIEDPRDLMDDLEHSLLSAGAITPNLSHSPLSHSRSAELYVSDPEAWILERAKGFKRPSTESSAIDKLVSGVKKGLGFTPTERKSLEEDIVVSAPGKVILFGEHAVVHGVTAIASSVNLRCFAVLSPRSDGKVGLEVPNVGVEAEWEISKLPWGLLPVHSNSHRHIADKDLDSSLLQAIENLVHDHAELGQTGLNSCIAFLYLYMVMAGADLNAPSVTFTATANLPISAGLGSSAAYSTCVASALLIAHSHISKPTNNQRRLTEGDTNIVDGWAFLSEKVLHGTPSGIDNAVSVRGGAVAFTKSVGGRKGGLDGLHGFSSIRLLLTNTLVPRDTKTLVAGVSAKRLAEPHVVDPILDAVQSISDEASTLLSGQTHVDREELISRLEILIKENHSHLVNLGVSHPSLEVVVAATAAEPFGLATKLTGAGGGGCAVTLIPDDFPQSSLDALITTLESQGFQPHLTSVGGPGLGIHVSRPKEDKIRTSEEGEGMVVPIRATLRETPIESLEQWSQRIGNWVHT from the exons ATGACAACTCCTTCCTCACCTGGCGACTCTTCGCTCGCTACTTCGGTATACTCACTACCTGCAAAATCCCCAACCGAAGCGGAGCAATACAAAGCGAGGGCATCCAATTGGAGATTTTCGACATTATGTGCTTCCGTAGATAACAAAGATCAATATGGAGCGAGCTCAACTCCTATCTATCAGACCGCTACTTTCAAGGGAATGGATGGTCAGTATGACTACACACGTTCTGGTAATCCAACAAGAGGTGGACTTG AAAACCACCTCGCTCGATTATACGGGGCAACGCAGACCTTCGCCTTATCCACCGGTATGACGTGTCTTGATATGATTCTACGTCTTGTCAAACCTGGAGAAACAGTCTTAGCaggtgatgatatatatggAGGAACCAATCGACTTCTCACTTATCTCAGTTCCCATGGCGGAGTCAAAGTAATTCATGCCGATACCACAAATATTGAAAGTCTTCGACCTCATCTTGGATCTGGAAATAAAGTTAGAATGGTGTTACTTGAATCTCCGACAAATCCATTACTCAAAATCGCTGATTtagaagagatatcaaaagaagtCAAGATTGCATCGCCAGATGCATTGATAGTAGTGGATAATACTATGATGTCTCCTTATCTTCAACGACCACTAGAATTGGGTGCCGATATAGTCTATGATTCCGGTACTAAATACCTTTCGGGTCATCATGATCTTATGGCCGGTATAATCGCAGTCAAACGACCTGAAATCTGCAAAGATATCGcattcttgatcaactctGTAGGATCTGGACTAGCTCCTTTCGATTCCTTCTTACTTCTCAGAGGAGTTAAAACAATGTCATTGCGAATGGATAGACAAATGGCTACTGCTCAACTAGTAGCTATATATCTTGATACATTAGGTTTCTTAGTTCATTATCCAGGCTTGAAGAGTCACCCAAAGAGAGATATTCACTGGAAACAAGCTACTGGTGCTGGGGCTGTCTTATCTTTCGTCACTGACGATAAAGCCTTGAGTGAGAGGATAGTAGGTGGAACTAGACTCTGGGGTATCAGTGTATCTTTCGGAGCAGTGAATAGTTTGATCTCCATGCCTTGCTTGATGTC CCATGCTTCCATCTCGGCCGCTGTTCGTGCTGAGCGAGGACTTCCCGAAAACCTCATTCGATTATGTGTTGGTATCGAGGACCCCCGAGATCTTATGGATGATCTCGAGCACTCACTCTTATCAGCAGGCGCTATCACACCCAATCTTTCCCACTCACCTCTCTCACATTCTCGTTCCGCCGAACTCTACGTATCTGATCCGGAAGCGTGGATTCTCGAGCGAGCCAAGGGATTCAAGCGACCTTCTACCGAATCTAGCGCCATCGATAAACTGGTATCAGGCGTTAAGAAGGGTCTTGGATTCACACCAACTGAGCGAAAATCACTCGAGGAAGATATCGTTGTTTCAGCTCCTGGCAAAGTCATTCTCTTTGGTGAACATGCTGTCGTTCATGGAGTTACTGcgatagcttcttcagtGAACCTCCGATGCTTCGCTGTATTATCCCCTCGATCAGATGGCAAAGTAGGATTAGAAGTACCAAATGTTGGTGTAGAAGCCGAATGGGAGATCTCAAAATTACCTTGGGGTTTATTACCTGTTCACTCAAATTCACATCGACACATCGCGGATAAAGATCTCGATTCATCTTTACTTCAAGCAATCGAAAACCTTGTTCACGATCACGCCGAATTAGGTCAAACCGGTCTCAACTCTTGTATTGCTTTCTTGTATCTTTACATGGTAATGGCCGGTGCCGATCTCAATGC TCCATCCGTTACATTCACAGCTACGGCAAACCTCCCTATCTCCGCTGGACTAGGCTCGTCGGCTGCTTATTCAACCTGTGTAGCTTCAGCACTTTTGATCGCCCATTCGCATATCTCCAAACCTACTAACAACCAAAGACGACTCACGGAAGGCGATACAAACATAGTAGATGGTTGGGCATTCTTATCCGAAAAGGTTTTACACGGTACTCCTAGTGGAATAGACAACGCGGTATCTGTAAGAGGCGGTGCCGTCGCTTTCACCAAGTCAGTAGGAGGTAGGAAGGGCGGTTTAGATGGATTGCATGG TTTCTCTTCAATCCGACTACTACTTACCAATACTCTGGTACCAAGAGATACAAAGACTCTGGTAGCTGGAGTCAGTGCCAAACGGTTGGCTGAGCCCCATGTAGTAGACCCCATCCTTGATGCTGTCCAATCAATTAGTGATGAGGCTTCGACTTTGCTTAGTGGACAGACTCATGTAGACAGAGAGGAGTTGATCTCTCGTCTTGAG ATTCTCATCAAAGAaaaccattctcatcttgtCAACCTCGGTGTCTCTCACCCTTCGCTTGAGGTAGTAGTTGCTGCCACCGCTGCTGAGCCTTTCGGTCTTGCTACTAAGTTGACTGGagctggtggtggtggatgtgCAGTAACGTTGATCCcagatg ATTTCCCCCAATCCTCCCTTGATGCGTTGATAACTACTCTTGAGTCTCAAGGGTTCCAACCTCATCTCACTTCCGTAGGCGGACCTGGACTAGGTATACATGTCTCCAGACCTAAAGAGGATAAGATTCGTACATCAGAGGAGGGAGAAGGTATGGTCGTACCTATACGTGCTACACTGAGGGAAACCCCTATCGAGTCATTGGAACAATGGTCTCAAAGAATCGGTAACTGGGTTCATACGTAG